The Verrucomicrobiota bacterium genome has a window encoding:
- the accC gene encoding acetyl-CoA carboxylase biotin carboxylase subunit, with protein MFEKVLIANRGEIAVRIIRACKELNIRTVAVYSEADANSMHAQMADEAICIGKAASSESYLRIDRIISAAEIADVDAIHPGYGFLSENAHFADVCESCNIRFIGPSSRAMNALEDKAVSRALAKKAGVPVPPGSDGLVDNEQDALVTAKRIGYPVMIKAVAGGGGRGMRPAHNDISLVKGFHTARTEADKAFGNSGVYIEKLIENPHHIEFQILGDHKGHIIHLGERDCSVQRRNQKLIEETPSPLIEGRHRKLRDKIGKAAVRIAELAHYTNAGTVEFIVDDRGNYYFLEVNKRIQVEHPITEEVTGIDLVRYQIMIAMGEPLRHSQSDIQFKGHAIECRINAEDPFDDFRPSPGRIEMYYSPGGRGVRVDSHAYAGYTVPSHYDSMISKLITYGKDRREAMDKMSRALSEYMLTGVKTTISFQQAILQDPNFRRGVYSTNFIEQLLSGARRELIEEKA; from the coding sequence ATGTTTGAGAAAGTTTTGATAGCCAATCGAGGAGAGATCGCCGTTCGAATCATTCGCGCGTGCAAAGAGCTTAACATCCGCACGGTGGCCGTTTATTCGGAAGCTGACGCCAACTCCATGCACGCACAAATGGCCGACGAAGCCATCTGCATCGGCAAGGCGGCCAGCAGCGAGAGTTATCTGCGGATCGACCGCATCATTAGCGCGGCAGAGATCGCCGACGTGGACGCGATTCATCCGGGGTACGGGTTTCTTTCTGAAAACGCCCACTTTGCGGATGTTTGTGAGAGTTGTAACATCCGCTTTATCGGCCCGAGCTCCCGGGCGATGAACGCTTTGGAAGACAAGGCGGTGAGCCGTGCGCTGGCCAAAAAGGCTGGTGTGCCGGTGCCTCCCGGCTCGGATGGTTTGGTGGATAATGAGCAGGACGCGCTCGTGACGGCCAAACGGATTGGTTATCCGGTCATGATCAAGGCGGTGGCCGGTGGCGGCGGACGCGGGATGAGGCCAGCGCACAATGACATTTCACTGGTCAAAGGCTTTCACACCGCCCGCACCGAGGCGGATAAAGCCTTTGGCAATTCGGGTGTCTATATCGAGAAGTTGATTGAGAACCCGCACCATATCGAGTTTCAAATCCTGGGCGACCATAAAGGTCACATCATTCACCTCGGCGAGCGCGATTGTTCAGTTCAACGACGCAACCAAAAGTTGATTGAAGAGACGCCCTCCCCGTTGATCGAGGGCAGACATCGCAAGTTGAGGGACAAGATCGGCAAAGCGGCAGTGCGCATTGCCGAGCTGGCGCATTACACCAATGCCGGCACGGTCGAATTCATCGTGGATGATCGGGGTAATTATTACTTTCTCGAAGTCAACAAACGCATCCAGGTGGAGCATCCCATCACCGAGGAAGTGACCGGCATCGATCTGGTCCGCTATCAGATCATGATTGCCATGGGGGAACCGTTGCGCCATTCCCAGAGCGACATCCAATTCAAAGGTCACGCCATCGAATGCCGCATCAATGCCGAGGACCCGTTTGATGATTTCCGTCCCAGCCCCGGACGAATCGAAATGTATTATTCCCCCGGCGGGCGCGGCGTGCGGGTGGACAGTCACGCCTACGCCGGCTACACCGTCCCGTCCCATTACGACTCGATGATCAGCAAGCTCATCACCTACGGCAAAGATCGGCGCGAGGCGATGGACAAGATGAGTCGCGCCCTCAGTGAATACATGCTGACCGGGGTGAAGACGACGATCTCCTTCCAACAGGCAATTCTTCAAGACCCGAATTTCCGGCGCGGTGTTTACTCCACCAACTTTATCGAACAACTGTTGAGCGGTGCCCGGCGCGAATTGATCGAAGAGAAGGCGTAA